Sequence from the Pyrobaculum neutrophilum V24Sta genome:
ACATAGCCAACATGGCAGTCGCCACGAGGGCCCCCAGCGTGAGAGCAGACACGGGAGACCTAGTCTATAGGCACATGCTCTGGGTCTGGGTGAGGAGGGGCTGGGAGACGTGTGGAAAGGCGAGAGAGATAGCGGCATACGTAGCCCTAAAGACTCCACAAGACACCTACTGGCTCTACAGCGACAGCATGCTCCACGGCGAGGAGAAATACGGCGGAACGCTTATAAAACTTAGATAGTTGCACAGTATGGGTTCGTCTGAAGTTAAGATATTCGCCATCGCGACCCTGGGCCTAATGAGGAGGTACGATGAGGTCGTATACAAGGTGTACGTCCCGGCAGGCGGCCGGCAGAGTAGAAAGCCGTACTACATCCGCACCTACTTTAGCCCCCTCGCCCTAATTCTGGCGCATGCAATAGAGCACAAAGCAAGCTCGGCCACATTAACAGTGGCGGCCCCCATAACTCTGTACACCGAGTGGGAGAGCCAGATAGAGAAGAGCCAGATAGACTTGGAAGCCGTCGCGAACAGTATACTGAAAAAAGAAATCTTAAGAGAAGAAACCTCAAAAAAGGAAGACACGCAGAAACAATACCTCATAGACGAGGAGGTGAGTAGTGAGTTACAAGAAGCGAAAGAGATCTACAGGATCACAAAACTGGAGTTCCCAGACTCCGCAGGCGGTGGGCGCAGCTCCGACAAACTCCCCTATATATTCACAAGAAAAGCCACCATTCAATACATAGCAGAGAAAAGCGGTGAGGGCTCAAACAAGCTCTCACTAGACTTCTACATGGCGCTACTCCCACTTACGGGAAGCTTCCAGCACGACGAGGAGAAAGTCTGGAAGGGGAAAGTCTGGATATTCAGAGAGAAGTCGGAGGGCGACATAGAGATGTTCGGGAGGTCTTTGGCGTCTTCCTTTACCTACGCCATAAGGGAGTCCCTCAGACGGGTGGAGGGAAAGGGCGGCGCCATAATCCTCGTGGACACAACCCACGGCCTCAACATAGCGGCCGCCCACCTAATGGCCAGCGTAGTGCAGAACTACGGCCTCATAAACTACGAGCTCGAGAGGCGCGGCATAGAGCTCCTCGACATATACTTCTACAACAGCGACCCGTACGACCCAAAAAGAAGAGACAAACTGCAGCTGCTAAGCCACTACTACCAGAAGGTGGTAGGCGCGTCGATCGCGGAAATAGCTCACAGAGCCCCAGAGGTGTGCCAAAGCGAGAAGGGCGGAGGAAGTCCCGGGGGCAGAGAGCCAAGCCAAGAGTTCTGCAACCTGCTCAAAAGGGTTATAACCATGCTCAGGTCAAACCTACTGCTCTGGTCCCTCTACGACATTGAGACACTTAACTACACACCCGACGAGATCAGAATCAGCGAGATCAGAATCGGGTTGAAATATAAGGATAAGGATAAGAAAAAGAGTGAGATCAGCGAGATAAATTACGACATAGAGGGGGCCGTCGACAGCGGCGTGGTGTGGCTGTGGGAAATCCTAAAAGAGGCGGCCCAGAGGGCCATAACAGAGCTAAAGGACAAAGACGTGATGAGCCACATCGAGAGGACAAGAAGAAAGAAGGCGGTGTGCTTCAACGTAGAGAGGCTGGCCAAGGCCGTGAAGGAGTCGACAGACTGGCACTGGAACCTCCTGCGCGAGATAATGGGCCCCACAGCGGAGCTGATACTACAACACGAGCTAGAAGAGTGGGAGAGCTCAAAAAACCTCAAGTACCTCTACCCCAAAGGGCTGGGAGACTGCATAAAATGCGACATCCTCCCCAGAGAGTCCGTCGGAGGCATCACATACCGCATCGCCAAGCCGCAACTTGAGCAGGAGAAGGCGAGGAACATAGTGGCGCACGCCGGCATAACAAAGGTGGTTGAAGACATGTACTTTCTCTTCACAGAACAACAAAACGACTGCAGACTGACGGTGCTATGCATAGCGGAGAAATTCCCAGACAACATCCTGCAAGCCATCATAAAGAGGGGGCAATCCTCCTACGACACCTCTTGACAGCCAACCCAACTAACCGCTTCCCACAGCCCTTCCAGAGCTAATCGTCAGCGAAACCCCCTCCCTAGGAAGGCGACGCCCGCTAAAGACACGCCGGGCGGCAACCGCCGCCAACCGCATAAGCAAGCAGAAGAGAACCCCGCTATAGAGGCCGCAATACACAGAGACGGCAAAGTTGACAATTACAACGCGGTCTGGCGCCGGCAAGCTCTGCAGAAACGCCACTCTGGAGCCAAGGCGGGAGATCTACGCCAATATAGACGGCGCTAGCACCTGCTAACCAAGAGCCTAAAAAACCAAGGCTCTACAAAACGAGCCTTCACCACATCCACACCTCCAAACTCTTCACAACACACTTGTTAGTAAAAGATGTAATATACTCCAGACAAGGGACTAGATAACTAAACGCGAAGAACGGCGTACGCCGGAACTATCGCTCGCCTTCCCCCGCGTCCACACCTCCTTCGGAGAGGGAAACAAGAGGGTGCACGAGTTCAAGACGGGGCTTGCGTACCTGCTCCTCACGAGGGCAGTGGTGGAGGGCGAGGTGCCTGAGGAGTGCGGCAGGGCGGATCCTCTGGCGTTGCTCCCAGTACACGCCGGGGCGACCAGGTTCGCCTACGCGTGGGCTAGGATAGCCGCGTCTACCCATAAATACCTGCGAGACAGGGGGGCTGGCGTGCTGGCGTTTACCACCGCCCTCATTGCGGAGTACGTCGAGTGGTTGGACGAACTCATGCCGGAGCTGAGAGAGGCCGTGAAGCACCTCGACGCGGAGCTCAGCTCGGCCATCTGGCTTCAAGAGGGGGGTGCCGGAAACACGTGCAGGTGGTTCTTTGGGGGCGTACGACGAGGCATGCAAGAGCCTAAGCCGCTACCCCGACGTCGACAGCTGTGAAGACCTCAAGAGGAAGGGGTTTAAGCTAGACGGTTGCCTGGTGCTGGTGGCCACCGAGACGTTCTCCCCGTATCTGTTCGGCGCGATCCCAGCCGACGAGTACCTGGTGGCGTACACCCCCAACTTCTACAGACAGGTGAAGTTCGCCCTAGACATATACAGGGCCTTCGGCGACGGCAAGGCAGTAAGACGCGCCTTAGTCAGCAGAGACAACCCATACATAAGCTACCTATCGCTCAGGAAGGCCCTAGAAGAGAGGGGAGGCCAAGGCCACTGCTACTACATACCAAAGCTCTCCGGGACAGGCGCCACATACCTAGCACTGAAAAAGCTAGAACGCGAAGGCCTACTCAAAAAACCCTAAAACCCCCAAGCCGAGTTAGATATCGATCATGTTTTTACTATCTCTTGATTTCTGGGTGGAGAGATCATCAGGCAAGCCATATATGAGTTAATAGAGTTTCTACTATCTTTTGATTTCTGGAAAGCGTCCAGCGCAATAAGGAATCTTCTGCTAGACATAATATTGTTTCTACTATCTTTTGATTTCTGGGAGCGGGATCCTCATGTTAACGCCGAGTCGGGACGGCGAATAGTTTCTACTATCTTTTGATTTCTGGGCCGCGAGTGCGGCACCGGGCCCACGCTAAGAACTTCGCAAGCGTGTTTCTACTATCTTTTGATTTCTGGATAAGAAGTGCAACAAATGCGCTTTGAAGAGAGACTTTATTCCGTTTCTACTATCTTTTGATTTCTGGGGCTTGTGTTTTTAGATCTTTTGGGTTTTTAAGTTTTTTCGTGGTTTTTTGTTGGTTCGGCGGTCGCTTTCCAGCCCCTCTTTACATTCACACATTCTCCTGTCTGGGTGTAGGCGTACGCCATTCTTCGCCTTTACCATCATACACGCGCCCTAGAGAAGGCGGCCACCCAGCGCCATTCTTCGCGTTTGGCCTTCTAAACCCTTGTCTAAAGTATATTACATCCTTTACTGACATATAGAGTAATGTTTTAATGCTTGTGGGATATCGTAGGCATGTATCTCTACTTTGGCCGTGTGAGAGTTGGCCCTCTCGTTGGCTATCTCTGGCTTTTGGGCCGTCGGCTGTATCTGAGGGTGGGGTGGCGTCCTCGTGATACCGTCTACCTCGGCTCTGTGGACGACCTGCTGGGGGTGGCTGTGAGGGTTAGGCGGCTCGTCCCAAGGCCCCTCCCCGTTAGGCACCTCGTGGCTGCCCTCGTCGACGCCCTCAAAAAGGCCTACTACGTCGCCAGCCGCTACCGCGACTCCCCCCGCTGGAAGATACGCGCCTGGGAGGCGGCAATGGCCATAGAATACGCCGCCTCTGCGCTGGCGATGTACTGGCCAAGCGCCGCCAAGAAGATACTAGACGACGGCTAGGGGGTTGTGTTGGCCGCGTTGAGCTCGGCTTTTTCGACTGCCGGTTCGATGAGTCGCGCGTCGGCTCTGTTTATTTTGGCCCCCGACGCGGCGTATATGCTGTGCCTACCATGAGCTTGTCCCGTCTTGGGGCTGTCACCTGGCGGCGGCCTGCTCTACGTCTCTACGGCCCTTTGACGTCGCCGTATGATCGTGCTTGAAGCCGGCGAGCCTCATCTCGGCCTCGTGTCAGTCGGCTGGAGCGCCGCCGTGTCTGCTGAGGCTTGGCGTCACTAAGTCGGCTCTTCGCCGACTGCGTTTCTCAGCCTCTGTTTGATTCCGGGGCCGGCTTTCGCCTCACTGCGGTGGGTTATCCACCGCGCCTCCTCAGCCGTATCGCCGGGACCTCAGTGCGGTCTGCTAATGGGGGGGGGGGCCAGGCCGGCTTGGGGGCCAACCTTTCCTCAGCTCCACGGCGCCTCCGGCTGCCGGCTTGGTGAAGTGCGGCCTGCCTGGCGTAAGGCGGCTAAGCCTGTGTGCGTCGAACGGCGGGGGTGCGCCGTGTACTGCGTTTTGTTGGGGGTGTGTTCCTAGGGAAGGCGGTTTGTGGCGCCGCTGCAGATTGGCCGGTATTGGCAGTAGGCGCACTTCGGGGTTTTTCTGGGGGGCGGGGGCGGCCCCTCTACTACCTCTGCCGCCTTTATGAGCAGGGCCTCTGCTACCTTGAGCTCCGCTGGGGTTATCTGTAGCCTGGCCAGCCTCTCGCCGTAGGCTATGACGCCGAGGCTTACCGAGTGCCCCTGGGCTTTCACTAGGTAGGCCTCTGCATATAGTTGCCACTTGTGTTCTCTCCGGGGGACTCCCGTCTTTATCTCCACGGGCACCGCCGAGTGCCTCCGCGCCACCATGTCCACAACGCCGTGTGTCCACCCGGCGTCTATATAGACCGGCTTGGGCTCTGCCCCCAGGGCGGCCGCGAGCTTCTTCCTCAGCGCCTGCTCCTCCTGTCTGCCCTTGGCCATGGAGGGAGTCGTGGGGACGCCGTGTCTTTTGGAGAGCCAGAGGTAGCGCGGGCACCACTCCAGCTCCAGCACGTCCCAGGGGGTGGGCCTATATGACGTAGGCTTGGGCATATCTAGGCGGCTTGAGGGGGGCGTAGGGGGGCTTGCCTAGCTCGAGCGCGGCCTCCAGCTGCTCTCTCGACACGGGTATCAAGGCTATGTGCCCCCTTTTTACATATCTAGAGAGGATGTGGAGCAGGTCCTTGGCCCTCCCCCTCTCCAGCCTCCCCACGTAGAAGCTCCTCTGCACTCTGACAAACCCCCACTCCTGTAGCACCGCGGCGGCTTTGGCCCTCTCTCCGTCGTCTTCGATGTCGTAGACGGCCAGCCAGATCATAGCTTATGCGGCGTGTATACCCCCCTGCCCTCTAGGTGGGCCACCGCCAGCCCCACCTGCCTCGCTATGGTGGGCTCGAGCCTCATCTCGAGCCACTTCTCCACCAGCGCCGCCCTGGCCTCCCGCTTCAAGACCCCGCCCTCTAGCCAGTCTGCGGAGGGCTTGGCCTTGAGCACCATGAGGTCTATGTGGGGTCTGAACTCCTCCATTAGGTCCAGCACTAGGGAGGGCCTCCCCGACTTATCCACGTGAAGGTAGCCGGCGTAGGGGTCGAGGCCGTGGATAACTGCCTGTCTCCACACGGCGTAGCGGAGTATCCCATAGCCGTAGTTAAGCGCGAGGTTGAAGGGGTCGGAGGCGTTTGGATCTCTCGTGGGGGTCCCAAAGGCCTTTGAGAGGGCGGCCCAGTACTCAGCCGCGGCGCGCCCCTCGTGGCCGAGGACGCACTGTGGGTCTCCGCACCGGGGGACCGCGGCCGCCGCCTCTGCCACCCTAGACGCAGCCCCCGCGAGCTCTTGGTACAGCTCCCTCCTCCACAAGCCGGCTCTCCTAAGCGCCGCCGCTTGGTTCACGATCTTTCCATACACCACCAGCTTGGCCAGCTCGAGCCCCCTGCCGTTTAGGTAGGCCTCGTACTGAGCCCGCCGGTGTGCAACCGTGCCGTTTGCCTCAGGCGGAAACAGCCTAGCCGCGGGGTTGCCTCTGCCGTCGAAAAACACCACATCTACGAAGCTCCTCGCCAGGGCCCTCACTAGCCTAGACGAGATGGAGACGCCCCCAGTGAGGATCCACAGCCTGTCCACTTGGTGTATGGGGATCCTCTCGGCGGCCCCGCCCCTCCTCCTCACCACCAGGGCCCACCTGCTGTAGCCCAGCGACACCCCGTGCTCCTTAACTACCACCTCCATGGCAGTACCTGTAGAAGACACATCTGTCGTCGCACCTAGGGGAGAGACCCGGGTCGGCCCCCGAGTGTAGAAACTCCATAAGTCTGTCTCTCTCCTCGAGGAACTGCCGCCGCAGCCCCTCGCCGATAGCCACAGGCCTAGCCCTCACCTTCACCCCTCCGTTGAAGGAGATGTATATCAACAGCCCCGCGTCGACGGGGACCTCCTCGTCTGCCTCAACGGCAAGCGCGTAGCCGGCGAGGGCCAAGGCGTGTCTATCGTCCTCAGGCCCCACCTTCACCTCGACGACGACGTTGTGGAAAAGGGCGTCTGCCCTAACCAGGGTGAGCCCCAGCGGCCTTCCGTCGATCACGTATTCAGCCAGCAGAGGCACCGCCCGCGCCGCGAGCATGTAGGGGTCGAAGCTCCCCCGCGCCGCCACCTCGTCTACCCTAGCCGCCACCTGCACCGCCAGAAACCTCGCCAACTCGACCCCCCGCTGATCTGCCTCGTGGCCAACCGCCGCAGCGGCCTCAGCCGCCACCTCCTCAGGCTTAAACGCGGAGATGAGATCCCACCCCCTCAGCCCCTCCTCCACCAGCCTCCTCAGCCTAACGAGACTACGTCTAAACACCTCGTGTATATACCCGCCGAACTTCAGCGAGCCGTTGGCCTCCACCCTCACCTTGGCGACCCTCCGCAGGTACAGGTCACGCCTAGATTCACAAACTCCGCCGACGATTTCAGAAACCGAAAGCCTCACCCCAAGCGGCGGAGGCGCCACAGGAGGCTCCCCCCATCTCCAACCCCTCAACTCCTCCCCAACCTCAACCCTAAGCCCCCTCACAAGTCTAAACTCCCTAAACATACCCACCCCAACATGTATCTTTTAATGCATTCACATATATGTATGTAAAGAGGACGAAAACAGAAATATATGAACATAAAACAGAAACTCAAAATTAGTAAAACGCCGACAGAAGAGACAGAAACGCACACGCGAAGAATGGCGCTGGGTTGCGCCTTCTCTAAGGCGTGTGTATGATGGTAAAGGCGAAGAATGGCGTACGCCTACACCCAGACAGGAGAATGTGTGAATGTAAAGAGGGGCTGGAAAGCGACCGCCGAACCAACAAAAAACCACGAAAAAACTTAAAAACCCAAAAGATCTGAAAATACAAGCCCCAGAAATCAAAAGATAGTAGAAACCGGTTTTCTCACTACACGTCGGCCTTCGCCACTGTCGAGAGCCAGAAATCAAAAGATAGTAGAAACACAGCCCAGGCCGCCCTCACGCCGCTGTGCTTCCGCGCCAGGCCAGAAATCAAAAGATAGTAGAAACATGCCAGTGGGGAGGAGCTCCAGCACCAGGCCGTTGCGCACAGACGCCCAGAAATCAAAAGATAGTAGAAACACAGTATCGGGAATCCCAGCGCCATCGATTGTCTTCACAATCCCAGAAATCAAAAGATAGTAGAAACTGGCTATCGCGTCCATAACCGCACGCCAGTCCTCGTCGCACCAGAAATCAAAAGATAGTAGAAACAATACGTCCTCGGCCTTGCCGGTGTGCATAAGCCGCTCGGCACCAGAAATCAAAAGATAGTAGAAACCGGTGGAGGTTACGCGCCACGCCGTCGTGGTAGTGATGCAGTAGAGCCAGAAATCAAAAGATAGTAGAAACAGAATATTTCTTCTCGACGTAGGCTCTCAGCACGGCGGTCCAGAAATCAAAAGATAGTAGAAACAGTCTTGCACCGCCCAAGAATTCTCCGGTCTCAGCGGACCAGAAATCAAAAGATAGTGAAGACTTTCCATTCTCTTTGTGTTTATGTTTATATTTCTGCTTTTTATTTTGCCTGTGGATATATATTTGGTGGTTATGTGCGGCGTTGGATGTATTTTAGGAGTGTTTTTCCTGCTTCTGTGAGTTTGTCGTTGTTTAGGAGTCCGTGTTTTGTGAATTCTTTTAGGATTTTTTTGTCGTATCGTCCGAGGTCTTCTAGGGGGCCTTCGGCCAGCTCTTCTAGGATTCTTCTTCTGGCGTTTGCGTTGGAGCGTGTGAGTTCGTTGACGTAGAGTATTGGCATTAGGTCTATCTGGACTATCCTCTCGGCGTGTTCTGCCATGGTGTAGACCGCCTCTATTTTGGTGTTCCACAGTCTGACTGCCAGCAACGCGGCGGTGTAGAGGCAG
This genomic interval carries:
- the cas4a gene encoding type I-A CRISPR-associated protein Cas4/Csa1, yielding MFREFRLVRGLRVEVGEELRGWRWGEPPVAPPPLGVRLSVSEIVGGVCESRRDLYLRRVAKVRVEANGSLKFGGYIHEVFRRSLVRLRRLVEEGLRGWDLISAFKPEEVAAEAAAAVGHEADQRGVELARFLAVQVAARVDEVAARGSFDPYMLAARAVPLLAEYVIDGRPLGLTLVRADALFHNVVVEVKVGPEDDRHALALAGYALAVEADEEVPVDAGLLIYISFNGGVKVRARPVAIGEGLRRQFLEERDRLMEFLHSGADPGLSPRCDDRCVFYRYCHGGGS
- the cas1 gene encoding CRISPR-associated endonuclease Cas1, which gives rise to MEVVVKEHGVSLGYSRWALVVRRRGGAAERIPIHQVDRLWILTGGVSISSRLVRALARSFVDVVFFDGRGNPAARLFPPEANGTVAHRRAQYEAYLNGRGLELAKLVVYGKIVNQAAALRRAGLWRRELYQELAGAASRVAEAAAAVPRCGDPQCVLGHEGRAAAEYWAALSKAFGTPTRDPNASDPFNLALNYGYGILRYAVWRQAVIHGLDPYAGYLHVDKSGRPSLVLDLMEEFRPHIDLMVLKAKPSADWLEGGVLKREARAALVEKWLEMRLEPTIARQVGLAVAHLEGRGVYTPHKL
- the cas4 gene encoding CRISPR-associated protein Cas4, with translation MPKPTSYRPTPWDVLELEWCPRYLWLSKRHGVPTTPSMAKGRQEEQALRKKLAAALGAEPKPVYIDAGWTHGVVDMVARRHSAVPVEIKTGVPRREHKWQLYAEAYLVKAQGHSVSLGVIAYGERLARLQITPAELKVAEALLIKAAEVVEGPPPPPRKTPKCAYCQYRPICSGATNRLP
- the cas2 gene encoding CRISPR-associated endonuclease Cas2; this encodes MIWLAVYDIEDDGERAKAAAVLQEWGFVRVQRSFYVGRLERGRAKDLLHILSRYVKRGHIALIPVSREQLEAALELGKPPYAPLKPPRYAQAYVI